The region GAAATTATTTGATTGCCAACCAGCGCTGCCATCACCCAGCTGCTACCACGCGATAGATTCCAGGACCACCGTGCGCCGTCGACAAGCTGAGTCGCGCCCCTCGTTGATAACGTGCCACCCCGCTGATGTTCGGTTGGGACGACGCTAACAAGGACTCGACATGGCAGGGGACATGGCTCTGGCGCGCTGGCGTTGAACACTAAGGAGGGGCAGGTTTGCAAACAACAAGGTACAAAAACCGGCGCCCCATGACGATCCTTCCATGCTAACCGTCTGGTTCTGATTTACGGACAATTTACTCACCGAACTAATGAGCTGtgagcgatgcgatgcacttTAGATTTGCAGCAACGCTGCACGAACATAACGGTTACGCACAGCATAGTTATGTGCGCTCGGTGCGAGGGTGATTGGGAATGTAATTGAGTTAGGAAAAGGGAACTTCAACGTCGTCGCCAGTTGGTGGCTCCATCATCAACTGGCACActggttgggtttttggggtagCATTTGAATCGATACACGCGGGCCCCGTTGAGCACATGCCAATGGGTGTGCAACCGTCACGGCCACTGCCACGCGAGAATTCTCTATCAAATCTAAATTATTTGTTCTCGCGGAAGCGggctggtttcggtttcgggggGGCGCGTGGAGTGTTTATCAGACCGGCGAAGGACGCCTGCATTGAGGAACGGAGCGATAAACACGTTTTACGTGTGCATTCCTGGCGTTGGATGGAGGGAATGGTTTTAAATATTTGCTGGGGgtgaaattcaattacctTAAACAGAAATGCGTTTTTTTCTAATTATCATTTATGGTGCTCACGCGTCTGCTTGCGTTATAAACGGTGAACGTGATGATTATTCGCGCGAATCGTAGAATTATACCTGAGAAAACTTACATGTACTACACATTAAGTATATTTCAATCTAATTATACGAGAAATATTGACAAGAAGTTACCAACAGGTTAGAATCATTGATCCAACACAcgtttaaatttgattttaaatacatcaaacacaaaacacatgcATTTTGAAAGGGCTCGTCTTGAAGCTTATATACTTAATTACAAGGGTGGACGATTACAATGGAGGCTGGTGGTTTAAAAATTGCGCTAAAGCGTTTTTGAACGGACCatatgaagatgatgatgggagaGACGCAGAAAACATCATGTGGTACGACTTCGGCAATGATTATCGTGGTTTAAGCTACACTAGAATGATGATTCGTCCAGTAGCATCCGATTAAATGCCGTAAGGCGATAGAATAGAACCGTATAGAGTACGTCAATAAATCGATAAAAACGTCAATTCACTCAAGCAAATTGAAATGTGTAGTTCGCTGAAATTAGCGCCATACGACCTCTTATGTTATCAAGTGGGAACGAGAAGAAGCATCACTGGCAGCATCTTCGCATTAGGATGTTCAGTTAGTTTATTGGCATCAGCGATACAAGAACGGATCATCGTTTTCCAGTTAGGTTGGTTAGGTGTAGAATAGTTTTATCAGTTTTCGAAGGCTCGCGAATGTGAGCTACTGATCAAGATGAAGGCATTTGATAAAACCTACAAATACGCGAGATACGACACGTTTGGTATCGGGAACGAAAGCGAACAGTATCGACTGGAAAATCTGGGTACGCATAGTGGAACAATAGGGGATTCGCTAACATATAACATTGGAATGAAGTTTACAACCCCGGATAGAGATAACGATAATAAAGTGGACGTTAATTGtgcaaaacaatttaaagGAGACTGGTGGTTCAACGACTGCGGTTATGCGTTTCTTAACGGACTTTATCGGAGTGTTTGTGGGAAAAATAAGACTCCAGTGAACTCGTATGTTGATGGCACCTACGATTTGAGACCCATAAGCTACTCTCGAATGTTGATTCGTCTATGGGACTAGCAAATGATGGAAGTTGTCATGAAATGAATCGAATAaaccgaatggaatggaatttgtcACATTAAAATGCAGACTAGGAAATAAACTGTGTCCTTATGTagaataaatgttttatgagCATAACGAGCTAGCGAAAAGTGATTATTGTTGACGGTATCGTGAAATAATGGATTTGAGGTAACGTATGAAGCAAAATATAAAACCGGTCGTTACTTTAAACGAAGAATATGCAAAAAATCAAGCCGAACCATTTGAGCATTCCTCTTTTCTAACGATAGCAGTTATGTTATCATAATCAGCTGCCAAAACTATTATTAGCCCACTTTGTATCCAGTTTTAAGCGCAAATACTAATCACAGCGAGGAGCAACTCTCTCAACGAAATCGCGTTTGCGGTTTTCAGATAGCTTattatcagcatcagcaagtGCCGTTCTGATCGTTCTAGGTGGTGGCAGGAACTCTTCGCAGTGATTTGCGATACCATTTGTGAGTTTGATGCAAGCAAGACCAGTTGTATTATCGTGGCTTAAAGTGTTTCTCAGCTATGGAACGAGCAGTTTGGTGCATGTTGGTGTCTGTCATCGTTGCTGTGAGCAGCGAGGAGGAAAATTTACTACCAGAGCATTCTAACACCACAGAACTATCCGCTGTATCGGGATCTGCTTTGGAAACGATCCATTCCAGCAAACTGCAATCCATGGAGCATAAGTTCCAAATGTTACAACAAGAGATGAAGTCAGAATTGTCCACGCAACGAGAAGAAGCCACAAGAAACCAAATCGCAAACGAACACCGTATGGTGCAATTGCAGAACGATCATAAGCACATGCGCAAATTAATGAAGATTTATCCTGGTTCATATCAGTCCTGCAGTGATGTGCCTACGAAATCGTCCGGCTTGTACAATATCCGTGGAAAGCACAACGGAGAAGTTTATTCATTTGTGGCCTATTGCGATCACTCGTATGGTGTAGGTAGCATGGTTATTATGCAACGCTTCGACGGATCACTCAGCTTCGATCGCAACTGGACGGACTATAGGAATGGATTTGGCGATGTGGATGGCGAGCACTGGGTTGGTCTCGAGAACGTTTATCGAATCACGAAGGGTCACTTGTATTACTTGTATTTCCAATCGCATGACAGCAACGGTGAATCTTGGAATGGTGAGCGTTATTTCGCCATCGGGCGAGAATCTGAGGGGTATAAGCTAAAACGAGAAGATGGAGTGAAGTTTTCAACCCCAGATAGGGATAATGATGCTTACGATGAGGGTAATTGTGCACAATCCGCTAAGATAGGATGGTGGTTCAATGATTGCCAGGATGCATTTTTGGACAAATACTACGACTTGAAGAAATTTCCCGTTCGATTGATAATAAGTCCAAGGAACTGATAGCCAAAAATAAGGATGCGAAGCAACTTTGAAGCAACTTGAAACATGTGAGaaataacattttttaaaaataaagagaCAGCAATATGTGTGCtcatgaagaaaagaaacgtttTATCTATTAATATATGCAGCGGAAAACAATCAATGATGACGGTTTCAAGTAAGACTAGAATTAAGGTATCAATTGAATCAGCCTTACGGTTTGAGTCATGTTATCATACATTAAAAaatgtgtgtgtctttgtcTTTTCCGCTTCGATTGATGTATAAATTTTGGAGAATACTCTTGAGGGGAACAGCAGTCGTGGAAAAGTGTGGGCCtcatcaccacccaccacaccCCAATCGAAAAAACCAACGGAATTTTTGAATGCCGATTTTTCCACTATCTTCGAAATATTTCATTGCCGCTCGAAATATTCCATTACAGTTACAGTGAGCTACAAAACAAATGCTGTGCAGCAGAAGATGCAGATTTCAGTTTAATAATTTCCTATGGACTATTTTAGTAAATTCCGTCGCAATTACGTTATCCAAAGAAATCAACGAAGGTAGTTAAGAGAAAGCCACGTAAATCGAGAAGAAATTAATGGAAAACAGCCGCCTTTGCACAAGCACGCAAAAGTTtcgaaacgcgcttcaaaatAGCGAGCGTAATAATGAAGTAGTGTGTCGAATAACATTGTTAAAAACCTAAATCAATGTCCAGATACCATATTTAACTAATCTCTGCAAGTTTCATTACGGCGAACATTGCTCAAACAGAATGGCACCGAAATAACGGTTAAAATTAGAACGATTTCTACACAGCTCTCTCTAGTGATTGCCATGTGAGTCACAAAGGGCTAAATAAGCCTCCTTGTTAAGGTGTTATCTAGGCGCTTATTTAGCCTTTCTTGTTGGTAAGGGATGCCACACACACCACTTCACCGAGTTTCGGCAATCGTCGGCAATCTTCGGGCTTCGCTGCGAAATAGGTTCGAATTCATAAGATCGCGGCCCACAACAAGATCAACGTAAAAACGTGAATCTTATGAGCATGAGAAAATTTGTTTATGTATAGCAATTGATAACAGTTGCCAGTCTGTAGGAAGATGAGAAGAGACAAAAGCAGTAACAACTATTTGTTGCGAGTACAAAACAACCCAATCTGATGCTACCGCTGCTGAGAAGTTGGCCGATGCGAAGGGGAGGATCGTTCCAAAACTCGGCCGATATCCAAAGGATCGCAGGCTTTCGGGGGGATTCTTGACTGCATAGATAAGGTGGTCGTACGTAACTTCTTTGACTATAACAACATGAAGGGTCTGCATGTAACTGGCGTAAGTAGAGTTCCCGCCATTTCAGCATCCCCATTTTCGCGGGTTTTCCACGTTACTCTCGTAGTGCGACTCGGGTTTCTACGCATGAGCACTAACATACCCATAGCCGGTCTGTAGAGGTACGAACAACATAAACCCCTTCGCCGGGCAGACCGGGCGATGTTGACGACTCGGAGAAACGTTcaccactaccaacaccaaccgagaaacgacgacgacgcacgtgACAAGGCGGTCGCCGGTTCCATCCCTCGATTTCATCCCTCGGTTTCATTCGGCGTTTTTTCGTGGAACGCGCGCGTTGGCAACGAGGAGTGTGTGTCGCTcgtccgtttgaattttgaactTTCCGCGAGTTTTAGCACGTGCGTGCTTGTGCAACGGTGGCTGTTTTGCATTCATTTCTCCTCGACTCGGCGTGGCTTTCTCTCGACTGCCTACTACGACGGCGGAGTGGTTGTGAAATTTAcgtgttttcttgttttggtGTTTCGTCGTCACGGTAGTGAAATCATCGTCGTAGTGCCCTGTGATCGTCCGTCTGCGATTTAAAGTAAGTAGTTGGATGCGCAACGGATGCGTTGTTCTTACTCCGCGCAAACAAAAGATCTAGTTCATCACCCGTGCCCGTGCTCGTGGTGAGAGTGTGCGTAAGTGCGAGATAATCGATCGGTCGTGCGTGTCCCCTTCCTCCGCCTGATCGGTGCATAGAATCCAAGCGACgctgaaagagaaagaactgCGAGAGGGGGGTTTTAGAAGAGTCCAACGGACACACCTGCACCCGCTTTGAATGGGCTGGCGAGGGCCCGCAGCCTTTAAACAATAGccacgtatgtgtgtgcgtggcctGGGAAAGGTATTTCTTCATTACcaccttctctcgctctctgctcatcttcatccttcgatggcttttgtttctgttccgttctATGCTCTCCTCCTCCGTTCCTCCGTTCTCATCAACATCGCTCGATCTGGTAACGGCCGCTGCGGCCACTGGACCACTTCATCAAGCGTATTGATAGTGGCCTTGGCGGTGATGGGGGTACTGGTGGCCAGAACGGGTTGTTGGAAATAGCTCAAGAACCGAGAAGAAATGCGCTGCGCAATCTAATTAACCCTCGAAGGCGTCGTCTTGACCGGCCCGGAACGATCGAACATGAAGAATCGTTCAATTGTGAAGAGAACGCACAAAGTAaccggtgagagagagagagagagagagcgagagaaagatcTGAACACGCGAGTGAGTAGTGGAAGAACATCATCttctgatcatcatcatcatcatcatgagggCATGAAAAATGGGATTCTGTTTCGTTCCGGCTCATAAAAgagttgctgatggtggtcagTGCTTGAGTGCTGATGGGTAAATTAGTCATCTTGAACGATGATCATCGGATCTTGTACCAAGCGATCCACCACAATCCACTCTTTCATTTCGCGTCCGAGAGATTAGAGATTTCGAGTCTCGTAGTTCGCGATCGAAGCAAGCAGCACGCTCTAGTGTGTGAGTGCGGTGATAACGCCGCATTTTTCTAGCGCTCAAGGTGACAGCCGGCCGTTTGGCATAATTAATTAGCGTTGTTTCTAGTGTCCTCCGATCGAACGATTCCTCAACTCCATTTCAACGGAACAAATGTCGAAAGACCGGTGTGTTTacgtgtccgcgtgtgtgcgtcgcAGTGTGTGAGCCAGCGACCGTTTGGTTCCCACCGGTTGGACTCCACTTTTACTCCTTTTGTTTGTGGCCGGAGCAACGCTCGGGGTCGCGTGGCAGGGAACGGGAATGGACCTGTTTTTGATGACGCGCATCAACCGCGGCGGCGTCGATGGCCGGCGACGGCtacggcgatggtggtgcagctggtcTGCGGGCCTGCTTATCGGTAAACCGGTTTCGAATGAGCCCGCgacaacaggaggaggaggaggaggaggagggtcgGTGATGGCGTgtgtcgatcgatggatcaccggccgatggtggtggcgtcttGATGGAAACAGGTTcatcggagcaccggagaGTGAAGGATTTGTTCTCGATCGCTGCTCTCTTCCTCGATTCgttctgcctgcctgcttgggTGTTCTTATCACACCGCTTGACTGTATCCAACGGCGACGACACCGGCCACGAATTCCTTTCTCGATAGAATGGTTCCCCCCGGTTTTCCGCCGTCGAAAgtggaattttatttttattacgtCTTAATGGTGGCGGGGTATATTCGAGTCCGCGAGGATCATAATTATACGTCTCGCCGTAGGAAACGCTCTCGGTGCTGCCAGCAACAGGATACGATCGCTCGATTCCTGCTGTTTGCAGCCCTGTAATTAGGAAGAGATCGGTTATGCTGGGAACGAGTTCGCGATCCGGGCAATGTTTGTCAACCATAAATGGTTCGGTAAACACTGCGTGCGACGCGTTATCAAAGGGCATTAAAGGTGCGGAGTGTAATCAAACCAATCGTGGAAAAGCAAACAGGAGCTTCACGCCAATGATACGTGAACGATCCTGATTTTATCGGCGAGCTCTCGATAGCGTTGTTTACCTTCACTGTTTGTGTTAATAAGATGTTGAAAATGGCCGTCAATTTATGAGTTTGACAAGCAAATTACCTCCACAAAAGGTGTTCTACAGGAATTACTTCCAGAGAAATGCACCCTACGCCGCTTGCCTCAAAGAGAAAGTAAAGAAATGAGCCAGAAATAACCCAAGTCCGCTTGTTATTTTTGTTCCTCATTAGTTGATTGGCCACCAGCATAAAGgggaacgagcgagcgcgcgcgccaaaaaccccaaagcaAATTGTTGCAATTTGTCGGCTGCATTTATTTCGGTTACTGAAATGTGGGGGGCACACCGGCCACACGGTGCGTCATGCGTCCGGTATGATCTTGTTCGTGTGACATGCGCAGACTTTACGCGCGACCTCCCTGCTGTCGATCCCGGCCGGTAAGGTgcaccggtgatggtgtggtcggtgctcggtgcattCAACTCGTTGCAACGGACCTGTACGGATCGCGGAGCTGCATCGCGTGCTAAATACATCACCTCTCTTCGCACGCCACTACTGGCGGTCTATTGTTTCATCGGGTGCCTTGCAATGTTTTCGCTAATGTTTTTCCCTCTGCTCTTTTTATCTTGTTGCAGTTTCCTTACAACGTTTGCGATCTCgtgctacagcagcagcggctgaaGAAGTGTCGTGTCGTCGTGCTCACTGGTTCGCGTGAGTGAATCACGATCGTGGCGTGCTGCGTATGATCAGTGCGCGTCGATCACCAGACACAGCCGCCCGCAGTAGAAAGCGGTctgtgaagtgaagaaaaaaggtagcaagaaaaaaaaggagggaagaaaaatcgacgctgacgacgatcgcagcagcatAGAAAAGGAAGTAAAAGTGCATTATGATGATGCGTGTTGTCGGTTGGTTCCGAGTGTTGTCTGGACTCCAGCGAGGAATTCCAGATCTGTGCCAGTAAAGAGGGGCGAGGATTGTGTGAGTGAAAAGTGAACCgaccgaaaaaggggtgacGACGAAGGGGTGGTGAGAAAAAAAGCGGAAGACCTGGAAAGGCCTGGCCTTGCCCTTGTACAGCCGGTGCGGTAGCGGGAGCAAAAACAAGCACTGACCAAAAAATGACCATGTGCGGCCTACTTTCGCTGGTGACGCTGGTCGTGGCGCTGACGACCGTGGGCCCTTCGTTGGCCGGTACGCGGCCACGCGAGGTCCACATCAACAAGTGTTGCCGGTTGGGCGAATTCTACAGCGAGCCCGACAAACGCTGTATGCCGGGCGGTATCGACAAGTGGGTGCCACAGATCTACCTGCCGATGAAGAACGTGATGTTTCAGGATGTCGGATCGAGTCCGCCCTTCATGAAGTTTGTCGAACAGCAGCTCCCACAGTCCTGTGCGCAACCCACGGTCTATGCCTCGAAAACCGTCACCCTGATGGGCAACGGATCGCTCTTTCTCAACCAGAAGCACCTGCTCGTCCCGATAGCGGACTACTGTGTGGACGAGCGGGTGGCGCTGGTGTGCCGGGTGGAAGTGACCGGGGGCGGCGGCAAGATGGATTCCCTGCTGGCGCCCGAGAAGACGAGCGTCGTGTGGCGTTGCTGTGGTCCGAACTTCGTCTACGATAAGGCCAACCGGACCTGCACCCCACTACCGCGCGGCCACGAGTTGTACGAATCACGGATCGTTAACTCACCGTACGTGGAGCTGAGCTACGGATTTCCGGCCTGCAAGGAGCACGCGATCGCGGGCGTGTACGATGAGACTCGGCTCCAACCACAAACTGGCTCGGTCACGACGGAATCGGGCAAGATCTTTGCCTCCGGCGAGTACTGTCTCGAGCACGtgctcgacgacgatcggacGGTGTACGTCTTCACCTGTTCCGAGCACTTCCAGCCGGCCTCGGTACCGATTGCCAAGCAGGTAAGTGTCCCACCCCATTCTTGGCACAAAATTGGATTACTCGACATGGAATCGGATCGAATTACCCGGGCCCCTTGTACACAGATTGCTCATTGGATTGGGAGCGGGCCGgggggaaaatcaattttcagcATTCAGCATTTCAGTGCCGCAGCGAGGGTGTGTCCTTGAAGGGGAAGATGCTACATCGGGTCCTTTGCAACGGGGGATGGTGTTAAATCTTCCGCATCATCGCCATTCAGTTAGTCAATCTTCTTCTTGCCGTTGACGCCAGCAATGGCCCGAGGGTTGTTTCTGGGTTGGAGGATGTTATCTCACCCTTGAGACGAGTTCCCTCCCTCTTGCGCAGAATTTTCCTCCGCCAGTGCCGTTTCCGGACTTGTGTTTGATGATTCTGGGCTGCTGTAGGGCTTTTAAATAAAACCCTTGACTGAGCTAACGATTATTGGCACAaggactgcgacgacgacgacgacatagACACGTTGTGGTGCGGAACATAACGATTTCTGTTGATGATACTCATAACGTTTGCAATCCCGATTCCCGCACCAGCTACGGGGTTGAACAGATTTTCATGAGCAACTCGGAAGGCGATCCGCTgtgcattttttcaaaattaaaaacttcataaAAGCTCCATGATCTACCTTCACggatcatcaccgtcgtcatcgtgcccCCGGTAATTCGTTCTCATCGCTACCACTCTGAAATTGAAATACCAACACCGTGGAGTTGTGAACCGTGGAGCCCGGCATAACATAACATTTTAATGAGGTTGTCAATTTaaccttccgttccgttccattccgttccgttctcgttCCCGTTGCAGGATGGCCGATTGGTGCTGTACTCGGCCGGACTGCTCATCTCGACCATCTTTCTGGCGGCCACGCTAGCCACCGGGCTACTGGTCCCATCGCAGCATCACGTCCTGCACTGGCGCTGCCAAACGCACTACGTCGCCTGCCTGCTGGTGGGCGATCTGCTCCTAGCCATCACTCAACTATCCGGCACCTCCATCACCGGGCCCGGCTGCACGATGATAGGTAAGTACTCGTCCTCGGACTATCTCTCTGTCGAATTATGCAATTATGCAAACCACCGCCCAGTGGTTGCCTTCTCCGGTTGTCGCGATCTGGCGGAAGGATACGGGCGCAAGAATGAAGCCGATTGTTTTACTCCTTTCCGGCGTGGTACCGCGCGGTTCCCGGAATCTGGCAAAGGTTGCGCACGTGAAGGGCGCCCCACCCCCCATTTATGAGGAAGGTTATCTATAATTAAGATCTTATTATGTGTTTTTCGCATGCCAGCAAAGGTTTATTGGAGCGCTTAGTACTCGTGCCTATCGGTAGCGAATGTCGTCCAGCGTTTCGTGCAGACGCTACTGCTTCGTGTCCGGGTTGCACACCGGAAGCCCCGCACTAAGTGTTGATAATTTACGATTTTAAGAAGAAGTGTTCACAGCGTTGTCGTGCAGAACGCTTCGGTTCTTATCTACGATAACGCATAACGACTAACGCCGGCACATgccgacaacgaggacgacgacggtgatgatgtttgGTATCTCTGCCGCTTCATAGCGAACGTCCCGTGTGTGGCTAGGGCATTTTGGATCCTTTTGGAGGAGGCTCAAAATGTGTGAATGGGAGACAGCAAGACATGGGTGCCAAATGGACACACGATGGTCTGCAaccttcgttcgttggttgagAGATTGCTCAATTCGCGGTATCGTCCCACCCAGGGCCGACAATGGCGCATTCTGGCATTCTGTTGGCGTGCTCTTGGAGATACAAATTTATGTATGAGTTATCGTGCAGACGCTGGCACGGTCACGATAATGCATTTTCGGGGATGTGCATCAGCTCTTGCGGGCTGTTATCAAGCTGCCAGAAAGTTCCTGAAGGAAGAATAGACGTGGTTTGTGTATCGCCCGTTGGTCATCCGGTTGCGGGACCAAAATGCGTTCGTGCTCTTCTTACGATGATGCGATGTTCATAAATTATAGATCTTCGCTGATAGGATTAGAGCACTCCAGGAGTGTGTGTTCGGTTAGATGTAACACTTCTATGGAGATATTTGGGAATCCGAAATTGCTCATTCTTCCCAGCATTTCGCAGTAGCGTGAAGCGAATGCCAGGGCAGGAATTTTGGATGGATTTATAGTTTCAAGTCCGACCGCCGCTCTGGTCTCGGTGTGTGTAGGGTGAGATTTGTGGCCAGATCCCGTTGGCCACAGTGGCGAGAATCTGTGGAAGGAAGCGacgcgcagagagagagagagagcccacaGGAAGAATTTATTTCAAATCAAGTTAAGAGCAAATGGATAAAGTTGGAAGGAAACGTTCAGTTACTGCATTGTTTCCTGGGACCGATTCCGGCGATGGCTTACCGGAACGCGCTGCATCGTTGTCCGGCAGACCGTCGAGAGTGCGCTGCGCTTGTGTTGTGCAGAATATGAGCCGAGGAAAAGGATATTCTGGAGTGGAGGAATTGTTTTTCCAAGGAATCTACATCGCTTTAATGCTCACCCGTTCCTGTGCGGTCGGTATTAGTTCCGGTGCCGGGGACTAACTTTATGAATTGAATTGTGTTTGATCCAGAATGATTCTGGCACAGGAAGCGTTGCGTAGGGGATTTAGCTTTCGGTCCTGGGCTCCCATTCTATACAATGTCTCGTCGCAATGTGTTTGTATTTAATTTGAATGACAAAGTAACCAATGATACTTCACCGACCGAGACGCGTCGGGACCGCTCCATCGAACCGGTTCATACCGATTCGTTCCCGTTGATCCCATCCATTTCATTCCGGTGCTGCTCATCCGTGTAGTAGTGAGGATTTATTGAACATTTTATTGAGGAGAAGAGGGTGCCCCAAATGGACTCGCTTGCATGGGAGTCAGAGCCAGCACAAGGGGGTCGATTCACCCCAGCAggctgcagcataaattcGTCCCCCCTTTCCAAAACATGGAAACTGCGGACGTAGTTTGTCTTCCTGGGCTGCATGCACTCCGCAGAGTCGCTCCCAGCTCAGCtatgtttgatgttgctgGCCGCGCATTCACCACCGCACCCCCTCGATTACTGGTGACTGGTACGGGTTATCACGCCGGAGATATCTTTGCAACTCCTGGTTGCATTGCATttcgaatttcaattttcaacccAAAGCGATGGGCGAGAGAgatccatctctctctctctctcttttctctccctcgctcgaACCATGACGGGACGGTTTCCGGCAGCCGGCAGTCCGAGGGATTGATGTAATCTAAATCACTGCAATCATTTTACTGGATCATCGTCCCGGATGCtgcccggccagccagccagtcagccagtcagccaggaATGTTAAGCACGAGACGATGAGACCTTTCCCTTTGCAGAGTTTCGATTGCGTTCCCTCTCCCTTTTGCGGAGCGACAGGCAGAAGCAAGAAAATCCGGTTTTGCAGTGTCGGACCAAACGCAACTTTTTGGCGCCAGATCATAAATTGAAATCTTCAATTCGAATGCCGATGCTACTCGGTACTTGTTCAAATGAACCGGCAGCACGCGTGGATCCAATGAGGCAGTTCTGTAGTTTAAACAAGGGAGGGGAACGGAAATTACGGAGCTCAATCTTTAGTGGCGATCGGATGGCCAATGGCCAGGAAGCTAAGATAAGAGAGCGtgatcatcgtggtggtggtagagaggGAGGTGCGTGCATTGGCAGGACTTTAATTCGCAAACTTTAAGTGCCTCTCCAAGTTCGGCCAAGGACCGTCGGTACTTCTGATGCCAGGTGTTGCTGGATGTTGTATAATAACATTAAGTTAaatgcccatcatcatcaccatcaccaacttCGACCGTTTCCCTGTCGGTTGATGCGCAACAACAtcgcaacagagagagagagagagtgggagtaCTATGTTTGCTTTAGAATCATTCCAAATGAACGCCTGTCTCTCGAGCATGCAGACGCACAACGAGGGTGCCGGAGACGTGTGCAATAAAATTAATCTCTTCTGTGACGCAAtggcacagcagcacacatgGTGGAGGTTGCTACGTCGGCGTTCTACGGTCCAGTTACGGTTGGGTTTTCGCAAAAAGTcggaataaaattaatttttaggGATGTCCAGCGATTAGTAGCCGTGCCGATGTTCCGATATGGTCTCTCTCCAACGCCATCGGTGGAGCGTTGCGATTCCCTCGAGATAAAGATAAATGCGGACCGCTCTTCCGTTAAATATTCACGCAATTTGGACGCAAAATGTGCGAAGGGATTATTCAAAGTGATGTATTTTAATTAGCTTTGTAGGTTGTGCAAATGGCCCTAGCTTAACATTCTGTGCATGCCGTGACTGCGCCGTCGCTCTGTAATCATGctaatttattgcatttccgAGCCACTTCTCTAACGTTTTCTGTAAACCGAATGTGTAACAAATGTGTGTA is a window of Anopheles aquasalis chromosome 2, idAnoAquaMG_Q_19, whole genome shotgun sequence DNA encoding:
- the LOC126569596 gene encoding probable G-protein coupled receptor Mth-like 1 isoform X2, with product MTMCGLLSLVTLVVALTTVGPSLAGTRPREVHINKCCRLGEFYSEPDKRCMPGGIDKWVPQIYLPMKNVMFQDVGSSPPFMKFVEQQLPQSCAQPTVYASKTVTLMGNGSLFLNQKHLLVPIADYCVDERVALVCRVEVTGGGGKMDSLLAPEKTSVVWRCCGPNFVYDKANRTCTPLPRGHELYESRIVNSPYVELSYGFPACKEHAIAGVYDETRLQPQTGSVTTESGKIFASGEYCLEHVLDDDRTVYVFTCSEHFQPASVPIAKQDGRLVLYSAGLLISTIFLAATLATGLLVPSQHHVLHWRCQTHYVACLLVGDLLLAITQLSGTSITGPGCTMIAIMMHFFFLAAFFWLNTMCFNIWWTFRDLRPTSLEKSQEVCRLRIYEVYAWGVPLVIAGVAAILDNLPGGNDTYLKPRFGEARCWFFGDMEMLTYFFGPIGLLLGINLLLFASTARQLTCGLWKRDDVKSTTERAALGRVCLKLVVVMGVTWVADVISWAVGGPKYIWIVTDLINALQGVFIFIVVGCQPQVWAAMKRLWNSKTGRSFTNTTHGPQHSSSSHGLPSMGESITNNTCTNNTTTTASNNKVPMETVC
- the LOC126569596 gene encoding probable G-protein coupled receptor Mth-like 1 isoform X1, which codes for MTMCGLLSLVTLVVALTTVGPSLAGTRPREVHINKCCRLGEFYSEPDKRCMPGGIDKWVPQIYLPMKNVMFQDVGSSPPFMKFVEQQLPQSCAQPTVYASKTVTLMGNGSLFLNQKHLLVPIADYCVDERVALVCRVEVTGGGGKMDSLLAPEKTSVVWRCCGPNFVYDKANRTCTPLPRGHELYESRIVNSPYVELSYGFPACKEHAIAGVYDETRLQPQTGSVTTESGKIFASGEYCLEHVLDDDRTVYVFTCSEHFQPASVPIAKQDGRLVLYSAGLLISTIFLAATLATGLLVPSQHHVLHWRCQTHYVACLLVGDLLLAITQLSGTSITGPGCTMIAIMMHFFFLAAFFWLNTMCFNIWWTFRDLRPTSLEKSQEVCRLRIYEVYAWGVPLVIAGVAAILDNLPGGNDTYLKPRFGEARCWFFGDMEMLTYFFGPIGLLLGINLLLFASTARQLTCGLWKRDDVKSTTERRGLVSSPSYSAALGRVCLKLVVVMGVTWVADVISWAVGGPKYIWIVTDLINALQGVFIFIVVGCQPQVWAAMKRLWNSKTGRSFTNTTHGPQHSSSSHGLPSMGESITNNTCTNNTTTTASNNKVPMETVC